TCTTTCAACGCCTCTTCCCCGTTTACCGGTACTATAGGTTGCTTCCCTTCTAAAATGATGCCTGCCATTTCTTCCATTTGAACGGTTTGGTGGGTGACGTGGGGCTGGGTTAATTCTCCCTTACTGGTACGCCCTTTAATAGGGCCATAGCCAGTAGAAGGCTGCAATTCGGCAAATCCTTTTTCGCCATTTAAGAAAAAGCGATCCAGGTTATTCATGCTGTAGGTTGATAAACAGGAAGCCACTGCCCCGCTTGGAAAGCCAAATTGAAATTGAATGGTTTCATCAACGCCGTCTTTAAATTTAACAGGGTCTGTTTTGGTTTCCTGGGCAGTAACCCATGTCGGTTCTTCCCCTACCATATAACGGGCGCCATTGATGGCGTATATACCAATATCCATGAGAGAGCCGCCGCCAGCCAGTTGCTTATTTAACCGCCACTGTGTAGGATCGCCTATTTTAAAACCACATAATCCCTGGAAGAACAAAATTTTCCCGAAATCATCATTTTTCCGCATGCGGATGATCTCCAGTGTTTTGGGTTCAAAATGCATCCGGTATCCCACCAATAACGTCACGTTCGCCTTTTTGCAGGCATCGATCATCTCCTGCCCTTCTTTAGCGTTCAATGCCATCGGCTTTTCG
The Chitinophaga sp. MM2321 DNA segment above includes these coding regions:
- a CDS encoding Gfo/Idh/MocA family oxidoreductase → MNSRRDFLQKIAASAIALPLLPLAGWANSSNYEGPVLRVAIMGLGGYGTRVAEAMQACKKAKLVGVISGTPAKITDWQGRFSIPEKNCYNYENFDRIKDNKDIDVVYITTPNGLHHDQVIRVAAAGKHVICEKPMALNAKEGQEMIDACKKANVTLLVGYRMHFEPKTLEIIRMRKNDDFGKILFFQGLCGFKIGDPTQWRLNKQLAGGGSLMDIGIYAINGARYMVGEEPTWVTAQETKTDPVKFKDGVDETIQFQFGFPSGAVASCLSTYSMNNLDRFFLNGEKGFAELQPSTGYGPIKGRTSKGELTQPHVTHQTVQMEEMAGIILEGKQPIVPVNGEEALKDLKIIDAIYLAAKTGQKVDLKLT